From the genome of Ziziphus jujuba cultivar Dongzao chromosome 4, ASM3175591v1:
TTCATGAACCCTAAATTGATACAAGAGCTTGTAATAATGCAGGAGAGATGCAACTTTTAACAATTATAAACAGAAAGAGAAGCATCAGAAGCAAAACAGAACCTGCTTAGCTCGTTTTCCGAATACGAACAGCATTGCATCTATCACATTGCTTTTACCGCTTCCATTGGGTCCAACAACGGCAGTAAAACTCTGAAGCCagccaaaacaaaattaacccataaacatataaataaataacacacAGAGGAGATAGATAAAACTCAATTACATGAACCCATGTGTGTTTGCTTgctgagaaaaaaataaaataaaaataaaaagcaagtaATATGCAATTTAGCCGATTTGAAATCACTTCAGTTCTTTTTCTTGCtttaaatctaaattataactttaaattCCTGTATCATTTTATCTTccactataaaaaataaataaaataaaataaaaatctaggtctgaatcatacaaaataaatcaaaaaggacccaaaaaaaaaaaaaaaaaaaaagcactaatCAAGAAAGAGAAATGAAACCCTCAAACCTTGTGGAAAGGACCAACTCGTTGCTCTCCAGCATAGGATTTGAAGTTCCTCATCACCATTTCCTTGATAAACAACCTGGGGGACCTCGTACCACTACCTCGAACCGAGTCGGACACGTCCTCCGCCATAAAGTCGTCCTGAGTTCCCATCCCCAAATTTCTTTACCGAGTCAACTCACTCGGAGcgcttccttttattttattttattttttttttttttttctctctctcttctaacAGATATTCGCGTTCGGAATTGGAATTTTCAGTATTTCCAGGTTCCGAGTTTAATCAGTGAAGCCACGCTCCTGTATTTGAAATTTTCGACTTTCCTATTTTAATCCACACCGCcattcttatttttaaaaactaatttatatctactataaaaaggaaatttaaatcttatttcTGGAAATATTCTTATGGATTGGCGGGAAACTGAAAGTTGCGGGGTCTAGTCAAATTTACAGGTGGGCCTAATGGGCCAAATCTGTATAACGCCTGTACTGCATGGCAAATAGACCTTTCGACACTTTTATTGCCTCAGCTAGCCCACATGGCTTCGGATCTTAGCCCAATTGTGCAATACATTCTGCCGAAGAAAGGCCATCTTTTCGAAAGCACAAAATATAACAGAAACAAAcctccaaataataataaaccaaaaagaGACATAAAATGATTAATGCTTATTATGGCTCCTGTCCTATGTACTGAGCTTGCACTTGgtttattatccaaaaaaaaaaaaaaaagaacaattaatCGCTTGCACTTAATCTGTTAATGAAAATTCAAGTAATGTGGATTAGAAGTGTTGTATAGTTTTGCAAATCTTCAATGAAGTATCAAGTTTCTTTTGTTGTGTTTGTCAATATTTTGGACTTGTAAAatgatgaatttgaaattttccatTTAGAGGATGTatctaaataattaatatattttcagtATTATTTCTTGAAACTTGTAGTATATGtactataatttaaattcatataatcTATCATGTCTTgacataaaatttgattaagatttggaaaaaaaaaaaagttttcatttttccttctttagCTTAGTATGACTTCTCAACAtgaataattcaattttttttttttttgacaagtcATAATAACgacaattaatttgtttatatatgtacAAGGAATactataattattgaatttaaaGTACATTTTGgcaaattttatataacaaacGATGGATTCGTTatgtcatattattattttatttcatttgtcAACAATGCGACAAAATTATTCATATCGTTTATAGTTAACGGAACATGGAATTTACATTCGTGTCCATAGAGAGATATATTTTTGATGCAATAAActattttgtataatatatatgaaatcataatatttggtatttatttttaaatctgacCTCTCATTGTATTAAtcatttcttaaaatatatataatttagactCGGAATAATGTAttcttgaaaattattataacaatGGGGGAAAGTCAAGCCTGTAAATATAACATGTgattttcttggaaaaaaaaacaaatatatatatatatatatatataaacttttgatAACGAGGAGAACaaaagaaaagtatatataacttaaatagTGACGAAGGTTCTATAAATTTAATTCTTTGATGGAGTTAAATCGTTACATTGTTCTCTTGATTCTTATATTCTTTAGTATAATCCCAACTTCCCGACTTTAAAATACATAGAATTATGAGTGGTCCCCAAAGCAACCATGACATTTAAGTTTACACCATTTAATTACCTTAACATATAGCTATCAACTCATGCAACCATTAAACCAAATTTTACGTggtataaatagaaaaaattagtaaatatttACATCGGAACGCCatgttataatataataaaaacctcctttattagtttttacaTTGTTTTAATAACTCATGATATAGATTGAAAGACACTTTTAATGtttaaatgattttatataaagtttgttttgcccttgtttttttatataatgtataaatattacTGGGCTAATATagtccaaaattatattttcaaattttaacttttgaattaatctaataattaataataaagattcaataataaatttattaggaTATTTTAATAGaagatttttcatatatatattatacataaatttatttattgagaattttgtgttgaaaatacatatttaggtaagcttaaaataaataaatatcatcaTTACAAGCTGAATCCAAAGTTTAACTCTTCCAAAGCCTCAAACTCGTTTCGAAAATATATGATCTAAACTTATAAACATTGATTTCCAATTGCTTTAAATAGTCAAGCAAATATCCCAATGAAATTACCTTCAAAAATATCCGCAAATAAAAAAGTAGTCTAATTAAGCTAGAAATCAAAAGGACCTCAtaggaaaatgaaattaataaaggAGAAGATAGTAAAATGAAGGAAGAAAATTCCAAAGGTCCTTAACCGTCGGAAGgtaaagaacaaaaagagatgaagaaagaaagaatattaGAGTTGGTAAAGCATATAGTGCCAAAGCCATGGTTGTGTGGCAGAAACGGTGGGATTACGCGTCCTTTATCATGCAAAATCATGCGTTTCACATTAACCCAACCTTCGCCAGATGTATCTCCACATCCTGGACGGACACTTTACATAACCCCTACTAGCCTCGCCCTCCGAGCCTAATCCCCACCCACCCTGCCTATTAAAGCCACCTAGCTCTTCAACCTCCATGCAAACCAACATACGCTACTGAAACCCAAAAGACTAAAAAGACTAAAGAGAAATAGCTAGCTAACTATTCCTGATCTTTCTCTTCTGGTGCTGTATATTTTAATTCCAATCTCATCAattcacccccccccccccccccccatttGTAAGTTGCTTCAGTTTGTTCCTGGAAATTGGTTTAACTTTTATAAATGTTCTGTTAtgttagccttttttttttttttttttttcccctaaggTAAATGTTCTCTTAGTAAGGTTGCTTGTGTGttggagagaaaaagagagtatTTGTGCCGTCCTGGTTTTCCAAACCCACTTATTTGCTTCGAGAGGTTGGcgttttggtgagttttctttattatcttatttcaatttttttttttaaatgttagtttcttattcattttcaatgtaaaaaaaaaaaaaagataaagaaaagaaaaaaaggctgCAATggtttgtgttttgttttatataatagCCCAAAGAAACTCAATAATGACAAGTTATAATTTACATATCCAAAATaactttgcaaaaaaaaaaaaaatctttgatgTGTATTTCTGggcaaagaaaattaattttcaagatttggtttaaattttatagcttTTACTGAAAGAATTTTGCTTATATCACCATTGATGCTCTTTGATTAGTAGTAAGATCCATGTTGATATAACAAGTAttaatttgttgcatttattatttttaaaattttttcaaactaaaaccTAATATACTAAAGTGAATCATTTTGAATAGCTAATTAAAATGTCACATGAGCATATGGATCCAATAATATAGCATTTTTCTTATTAAGATTgtgcattttcttttcttcggGCAGTAGAcagaggaaattaattaattagcaatttAGAGACATTTGGATTATGTACTACTTTTCTCTAATTACATTGGTTTAATATATACAGCTCGTGCTTAGCTATAACTACATATACTTTAAGACGTATTTTcatatatagaaatattattatatatcctTTCCATTAATTGTGACTAATAATGGAGTATTAGTAAAAGCTTCTTTCTTAATTTGAGTGCTTTGTACCCGAATGGAGCTTCAGCACTAATATATTTTTGCTAAAACAGGTTGAGAACCTCACAAAAGCTGATCGAGTTAAGCcagcatcttcatcttatatatataaatggccAACTCTTACTTGCGTGACTTAGAAGCAGCAGAAGTGGTAGAGTGTAGAATATGCCAAGACGAGGACTCCATGTCTAACATGGAAGCTCCTTGCGCCTGCTCAGGCTCCCTCAGGGTATATtatataacttatataatcATTTGTGCATATGTGTCGTATATAAGCTAATTACATGTTAGCTTATTATAGCATTGCATTAAATTACCTTGACTCTCGAGGTGCCTTGGTTTCAGTTCGCTCATAGGGCCTGTATTCAAGAATGGTGCAATGAGAAAAGAGATACAATGTGCGAAATATGCAACCACGTATACATCTAATCCAACTCTTTTCGAGTTAAAGCTTTTAGTAGTGAACATGCATGCTGTAATATCAGCAAGCCATTTCATTTCAAAAAggatcgatatatatatatatatatatatatgtgtgtgtgtatatatatatatatatatatccaattcCCATACATATCTAATAAGAGAAAtgctatttataggcttacttATAAGATATTTATTAACAAGCTAGTAATAATTAATGTGttgctttgtttttattttattttttttcgtaTATGCTTgtcattaatatatgtatatacgtgTACAGCCATTTTCGCCAGGATACTCAGCCCCACAACCATCCGATGGTAGCTCTTTTGGAATGATCAGGCAAGTGATATAATTATACatacctacatatatatatatatatatatatgtatatgttattGTTGGAGTTTGGAATGGTTAATTCATGGTTAGACATTAATTTAaaggtatatatatgtaaatgtaatatttaatgTTTTATGGCAGAAGAAGTCGGTCAGTTCCTGGAACAGTCAGAGAAGCAGAGACGCTGGCTAGAATTCAAATGGAGTTATTAGCTGAGCAAAGCCTCCAAGAGGCTGATGAGCCAGAAAGGGGTCGAAGCAGCTTCTGGCGAAAGGGCTCTCTAATAGTAAGGCTAGATATATACAAACCCTACCCTCGCTATCTCCctctatgaaatatatatatatatatatatatatatatatatttgtcatcaATGTACATTATATTGGAATTAATTCAACAAGCTTATATGCTTATATTTTTGGTTcaacatatttaaatatatatatatatatatatatgtattgaaaaTCGCCGGGTGTGCGTTTTGGTAGTGCAGTGGACtgctatatatttattgttggtGGCAGCAGAGTTAGGAGGCCTTGTTTACTTAAAGTTCAGGCTCAACTCTGGCGAACCAATGGCTCATCCTCCATGGTTAGTTTTGCTAGCTGCTTgtaattctatatatatgaaaaagctatcaaattattttaatcattGATTATTGGTTTCTTAGTTTCTTTTTATCATAAAGAATTTGAGCTCAAATCGCTGTGTACATATGCAGTAGTACCTTGAGGTGTTTCTCGTAATATATAGTGAAGAGATGTTAGATTATGGTGTTCAAAGCGGGCCCGTTGGATAGCGACCACATCAAGTTAAGTGGGATTTTGGATTCATGGGGTCCACCGAAAAGTACAGTGCAGGCGTTGTCCATATTAGCTCTTTAACTTTCCTCGCCACTCCTCAACTTATATGGTGCTTGTATTTACTCAATTCTTTATTGGCTCAATCCCTTTGCATGTATGTCTTCTCTTATGGAACCATTTTATACATGTAaacatatatttcttttttttttttttttcccctgtcaACAAGTGGAATGGATTAGATTAGAtgtattttcttcttctaagttctttgactttttttcctttcaatttgtttattttcacaTGTATTTTTCACATGGTAACAATCAAGTAATACAGTGACAGTATAGATATCAAAATATTAGAGAGGCTAGTATGAGGACTGACCGCATGGGTTATGTGCGGACCAAAAATGTGATCAAAATGGCAGCTCTTCGATTTGCACAGCTGGCAGGAACGGCACAGATTGAAGGCTTCCTCACGTGTGAAATTTCCTGCACAGATTGAAGGCTTCCTCACGTGTGAAATTTTGGCCAAAGCTCTCCCCTTTGCAGCTCTCCCCTTCACAGCTTTTCCGTTTGCATTCGCAGCAGCTTCCCTTTGCTGGCACCTTGCACCAGCTTtaccaaaattccaaaatagctttgccaaaattccaaataaaaattcattagcTTGACcccttaaaatattttttggacaCAAAAGAAGACAGACCTCAAGGGATATATCAAAGAAAAATTCCATCCCACACGTGAATTTATAGAAAGAACTGAAATGGTGAACTTGGTACAGAGAAAATAGGCTTTGACAGGAATCTTTCCTGTATCCTCATCTTCCTGGACTCCAAATCCATAGTTTTGACAAGAGTGCGGATCCTCAAAATCAAATTCATCGGTATCAGTAGGGACCCGAGATGGGAGTACAGAGTGAAAGTTTTTTACAAAAgggtaaaagataaaataaatgagACTTACTTTACACAATGTCAAACACCTATATAAATACATGAGATAGGCTTATCACTAGCCTCTGCACACTTATCAGATCAAAAGTAAACCTAACCACTAAAACAATGCACATATATCATAACAACCAGCGGCATACAAGACTTATCCATAGACAACTAAGCATCCTAAGCCTTTACGCTATCATCCCCCCTCAAGCGAAATGGGGGAAAAACCACATTGAGCTTGTCTCTGAGGTGTTTAAACCGAGCAGTGGAGAGAACCTTACTAAAAATATCAGCTGTCTGAGCAACAGTAGGAACATATCTAACCTCTAAAGTTCTTTGTAAGACTTTGTCATGGACAAAGTGAACATCAACTTCAATGTGTTTGGTACGGTTATGAAAAACAGGATTGGCAGCTAAACACCCAGCACCCATGTTATCACACCAAAGTATAGGAATGGTAGGCAGAGAAAAGTTCAATTCCATAAGTAATTGCTGTAGCCAAGAGATTTCTGCAGCACCAAGAGCAACAGCTCTATATTTAGCTTCAGTACTAGATCGGGTCACTACATTCTGCTTCCTTGAAGACCATGAAACAAGTGTAGTAcccaaataaatacaataacaaCTAGCAGATTTTCAATCATCAAGGTTCGAAGCCCAATCAGCATCGGTAAAGCCACATAAGGTGAGACGAAGAGAAGGTCGAACAAGTAAACCCAAATGCTTTGTACCGTGAAGATAACGAAGTATTCGTTTACAAGCAGACCAATGTACATCAGTTGTTATACATAAACTGACTGAGTTTgttaacaataaaagaaatctCAGGTCTAGTAATAGTAAGATACTACAGTGCTCCAATAGTACTCCGATAGAGAAAAGTATCTGGATAAAAGTTACCAACCGTAGAGCCAAGTTGTGTGGAAGAACTAGTAGGTGAAGGATTCTCTTTATAATCAATCATATTGGCACAATGCAAGAGAGCAGTTATATAACTTCAGATTTTAACTTCATAGGATAAATCCAAGAAAAACGTGTAAAATTATCCTCAAATAAGACATAATATTTGTATCCTTCGTTTCATTCAACAGGTGCCGATCCCCAAacatcaaaaaatattaattcaagGGGTGCATGGCTAACAGTTTTAGAAGGTGGGGCAAATAGCCTCTTATTTTTGCCTAATTGACAGGAACTACAAAATGTGTTAGAAGAAgaattaattgaaaaagaatTGTTACACTGAGATGCAACTTTATTCATAATCAAAGAAGATGGATGGCCAAGCCTAAAATGCCACAATTTATGAGCTGAAAATTtggaattaaaacaataaaattgttCTGgaacatgtcaggacccgtccaaaatttctcactggAACcatagacaagccttgatcccagggaaaccctaccaaacgctccaatggaaaatccgtcagaacctcccctaagggttggacttaccacaaatttcttgcactgaaaacacacttctacactcatccccttattcctcccacattactgcAATATAATTCCAcgatttgcagcactccaaaagaataacagtaaatcagtgcataattaacaactaaatgtccaatacagtatacagagcattatacaaataaatgtggaattaataaattGACAGATagggaaacaatacaagatggagaggaaaaagggaagaaatacttcttgtactttcggcaacgaactgagacgttgggcttgtcccgaacgatcaacgtctcccaacctggacctaggggaacaaaatttaaaaacgtgagatgctaatcatctcagtgagtgaccctatctactgtacacttttgatattaataatataacaaataaagaaatttaattaataccaacaattagataaataataaataataacatttgaaagtaatacttctctcaaaaccctcactattcaatccgttgga
Proteins encoded in this window:
- the LOC107415522 gene encoding uncharacterized protein LOC107415522 isoform X1: MANSYLRDLEAAEVVECRICQDEDSMSNMEAPCACSGSLRFAHRACIQEWCNEKRDTMCEICNHPFSPGYSAPQPSDGSSFGMIRRSRSVPGTVREAETLARIQMELLAEQSLQEADEPERGRSSFWRKGSLIWTAIYLLLVAAELGGLVYLKFRLNSGEPMAHPPCSTLRCFS
- the LOC107415522 gene encoding uncharacterized protein LOC107415522 isoform X2; this translates as MANSYLRDLEAAEVVECRICQDEDSMSNMEAPCACSGSLRFAHRACIQEWCNEKRDTMCEICNHPFSPGYSAPQPSDGSSFGMIRRSRSVPGTVREAETLARIQMELLAEQSLQEADEPERGRSSFWRKGSLIWTAIYLLLVAAELGGLVYLKFRLNSGEPMAHPPCTLRCFS
- the LOC107415522 gene encoding uncharacterized protein LOC107415522 isoform X3 gives rise to the protein MANSYLRDLEAAEVVECRICQDEDSMSNMEAPCACSGSLRPFSPGYSAPQPSDGSSFGMIRRSRSVPGTVREAETLARIQMELLAEQSLQEADEPERGRSSFWRKGSLIWTAIYLLLVAAELGGLVYLKFRLNSGEPMAHPPCSTLRCFS